The Nicotiana sylvestris chromosome 6, ASM39365v2, whole genome shotgun sequence genomic sequence gggtggtacgcctaccacgagatacaatgaaatgggagcgggtggtacgcctaccacaagatatgagaattgggatcgggttgcacgtctgcaacaagatgaaacagaaagtgaaagttgccttatttctctttatccgtgttagaagttaaattgtagtttccttattattctttgatattctgttttatctgctacccccggagcatgttccccttcccgaGCCTTGGTTGCTTATTATCTGTTTACTTTTTCcgccatatagtatataactgcacaggtttatctggagtctggtcctagcctcgtcactacctcgtcggggttaggccagacacttaccagcacatggggttgatTGTACTGATcttacactctgtgctcttttgcatagATCCAGGTCTTGGTCAGCagtagtagcgcgggagccagccttcagtccagtgagacaccgaggtagccttgcaggcgtccggcgtctcctctatctttattccagtctgttatctcatatattcgagacaaacggtttatatttttctttcaaatggttgtatttagtactcttagaagttcgtgagtaatgtgacaccagttcttgggtagaggcatatgttgatttccgcattATTGCCAATTTATTTAATTTATGTTTTCCGTATAATTATTTAATTCTGTTGTTTTCATTctatcactgataattgttaaaagaagtgatttgttaatgaagtaagcagttaagggttggcttgcctagctcacattagtaggagCCATcgtgactcccgagggtggaaaatccgggtcgtgacaagaatCAAGTTTGTCTTTTCACATCTCTTAATAACTAAAGTCAAGTGGTAAAGACAATCTTCAAATGATTTGCCAAAGAGTGTGAAATCATCCagaaaaatttcaagaaattttTCAGCCATGTCAGAAAAAATTGCTGACATGCAACGCTAAAATGTAGCAGGGGCATTGcacagaccaaatggcattctctTGTATGCATATGTTCCATGAGGACATGTGAAAGTTGTCTTATATGATCTTCGGGTGCAATTGATATTTGGTTATACCCTGAATAGCCATCAAGAAAATAGTAAAAACCATATCCTGCATTTCTTTGTAACATTTGATCAAtaattggtaaaggaaaatgatcttttctGGTAGCATCATTGAGACGTCTATAATCAATACAGACTCTCCATCCTATAACAGTCCTCCTAGGTATGATTTCATTATATTCATTCTTTAtaactgtcatacctcctttcttTGGTACTACCTGAACTGGACTTACCCAAGGGCTATCTAAAATTGGGTAAATAATACCTGCCGCTAGAAGCTTGACAATCTCCTTTTTCACCACTTTCTACATTGCAGGATTCAATCTCCTTTGGGGTTGGATTATTGGCTTGTAGCTATCTTCCATGAGGATTCTATGCGTACAAATTGCTGGACTAATCCCTTTGATATCCTTTACAGTCCACCCTAAAGCTCCTTTGTGTGCTTTTAAGACTTGAATAAGTCATTTTTCTTGTTCTGCAGTCAAAAAAGATGAAATAAttactgtgacgacccggcccgtcgtctcatgagttacctccccgttttccccattttatGTTTCTTCATGCTTTGTTATCCGTATCTTGTATGATCAAGTTAATTTGGAGTGGTtttggtaggaaatgagacacttagtctcttttaagaaggcttaagttggaaaagtcaaccagacgttgacttatgagttagagggctcggatgtgaattccgatggttcggttagctccgggaggtaatttgtgacttaggagtgtgatcggaagtggttttggaggtccgatgtagaATTTGGCtggaattggcgaagttagtattttggcgatttccggttgataggcaagattttgatccgggagtcggaatggaatttcgagagttgttgcAGCTtagttaggtgatttgggatgtgtgtgcaaaattttaggtaatTCGGACGTGGTTGGGTTGGGTTtctgatcgaatgcgtgttttggaagttttagaagaacttaggcttgaattcgatgtaatttgatggttttggtgttaattgaggtgttttgatgattggaacaagtttggatgatgttttaggatgtgttggtgcttttggttgaggtcccagtggcctcgggtgagtttcgggtggttaaacggattaTTTCATCTTTGGAAAAGTTGTAGATTTTTGTTTAGCTTCAGCTGTGCACCAGAAAATTTCTGGTGCGAGGAGTCCTGTTTCGAAGCTCATATCTTGAAATATATAAGGAATTCGAAAAGgtgcaaaacacgaaagttgtagctcttgaattctagtttccagaaagttaaatcATTCATGATTTAGATATTATATCAGAAAGTTATGGTGAATCGAATATGGCTGGTGGATCAGTTTtgacagaattttctgatgcactttagaagctcatatctcggaatatataaagatttatatggtgtacaacctatcaaattaaatatctttgagtctagtttttaaatatttaaaccgtttgtcatttgaatATTTCCACAAGGAGTTATAGGCATTTTAACATAAGGTGTACAACAGGGAAAATGGTAAGAGGATGTACAACTTGCACAACGCAAGGTACACCTCGGtgaagcctgggcagaatgtttttaagtgctcttgtccgcgatttgggtccatttttcagccatagttaatcattttgagagctttttgaaggatattgaagagggattcaaggagaaatgtttggaggtaagaatttcggacctaaaactcatttatattatgaaatccacctagaaaatcattgaattcttgctaaaaatggaagaaatagggcttgggattttgagattttgattggggatttggaagaCCATTTGAGGTAGGATTTGAGatcttttggtatgtatgaactcaaggggagataaggaacccgttgatgtaaaaatttctgaatttcgagaagtgggtccggggctcgggttttgccaatttcgagagttttgatatttttcgattgttttcgattgggtattgtttctttagcataatgtgacatgtttgattttggtcagattcgacgtgcgaggaggccaatttgagaggcaagggcatagcgagctagagctttggccagtttgaggtgagtaataattttaaatgatgtcatgagggtttgaaaccctggattttgCACAGCGTAGTGCTATACTGAGATGAGACACACGTTgcgtgatgagcgtggggttcattgctactggggattgtgacttggtccatcccaactgatattttcactacattttgactgagacttatgcATTGTCATCCTGacttgggctagttgccatgtttggggccttgtgtcgacctgtagaacccttatgggatttttgactggttttcctcacttatttgctaaaaatcatatcctcagtcatgtttctaattgtttaaaaatgatatGAACCGGGTTATGAAATGTTAAccataaatgagagaaatatgtgggctgagatccctacctTATATTATTGTGCCCAAGAGGCTGTGAttataatgactgagaggggttgaggacccaatagtgaggatattatatatgatattggatcgggctgcacgccgcagcaaatacatatattggatcgggctgcacgccgcaacaaatacttatatggaccgggctgcgcgccgcaacaaatatgcaaatacatatattggatcgggctgcacgccgcatcaaaTACTTATATGGACCGGGCTACGCGCCACGACgaatatgtaaatatatatatatggattgggctgcacgctacagcaatatagcgcttgggctgtaggagcccctccggagtctacacacccccagtgagcatagttAACTATTATTATTATGAATCGGACTGTGCACCATAGCGATATACAGATCAGGCTatacgccgcagcgatatatatatatgtttcgaTTTCGGTTattgtgagaagtatatgaattgagtatTGAGGGTAAGAAGTAAGTAAATGAACAGAAATGCTCGAGGAGCAAATTTATACTGGATTAATGCCTGTCAAATTACCTGTTTTCACCTGGTTCAAAGAGTTTCAATCAATTTTCTTTACTACTTGctctttaaatggttttactgctttgatatagaactgcttagtgcctttacgtgatttcatatcgtcagccattatttattgttattactcactggattggagtactcacattactccctgcaccgtgtgtgcaggtacaggtgtcCCTGAGGTgtagagcgagctttcctgccgttcagtttttcatcggagttatcgaggtagctgcatggcgtccgcatacccgatttctccctctatctttctttactattccgtattttagacatatttctgcattaggctgttgaaaccttgtattagaggctcagacttgtgacaccagatcattgggcaTTTGTAGAGATTTCATTATGGCCTTCCACATATTTCAATCTTTTATttcagacttctacttatattaaattggtatctatttctgaaaattggtaatgaattctaataagaagggattgtgagtggtaattggtcgggcttgcctagcatcgtgttgggcgccatcacgaccgggattggggtcgtgacaattactAGAAATAATTCTTGCTCAAGataaacatattttaaatgagaGGGAAGAACTTTGAGTTCAATTTTTGGTTGAACTTCTTCTGACTGCATCTCCTTATCCTCAGAATCTTTTTCCAGTATTTCAGCTTCTCACTTAATTATGGGATCATCATCTTGTGTGGTGCCTGATTTGGTCAAACATCTTTTTATTGAGTCTGAAATTAATTGATCATCTTTGAATTCATCTGCAAGATCACTAATCATGTCAATAGAAAAGCATGAAGATGATGCCTCATTTCCTGAAAATCTTAGTatcttttgcatataaaaaatgaCTCTTTCTTCATCTACTCTCAAGATTAGTTGTCCTTGATGAACATCTATGATTGCTCTTCCTGTAGCAAGAAATTGTCTACCCAAAATTATCGGTTCATCAGGACATTCTTTCATTTCAAGTACTATAAAATCTACAGGGAAAACAAACTTATCTACTCTAACAAGCACATTTTCAATTATTCCCTTAGGTTTCTTAGTACTTTGATCTGCAAAATGAAGAGAAACACGTATGTCCTTCATTTTACCAAGATCCAATTTTCTAAAGATAGaaaatggcatcaaatttattgAAGCTCCAGAATCGCAAAGTGCCTTTTCAAAATATACACCTCCCAAAGTGCATGGAATGATAAAACTGCCAGGATCACCAAGTTTTTGtggtagcttattttgaagtatagcaCTGCATTTTTCAGTAAGTATTACCACAGAAACTTCTTCCAATTTCTTTTTACTTGaacaaatttattttaaaaatttagcATATGAAGACATTTGCAACAAAGCATCAGTAAAAGGAATATtaatatgaattttttttaagattttcaAAAATTTGTGGAAAAGGAATTGTCACTGGTGGGGCAACcatttttcagaaattttttcttccttattctttatttctttttcctttgatgGTTCAGATGGTTTTTCAAAATTATTACTCTTGTCTACCTGTTGTTTTGTCTGGTTCTTTTCTTGTCTGTCTGCATAAGGTTCATCAAGTTCCTTACCTGACCATAAAGTGATGGCCTTAAGGTGCCCCTTTGGATTTTTCTCTATATTGCTTGGTAAGGGACCCTGAATTTTTTCTGACACAAGAGCTGCCAATTGGCTTAActgaattttcagatttttgagggaTGAGTTTTGGGTTTCCATCTTTTCATCAGTGACCTTAATATACTTGTACAAAAGGTCATCAAGACTTGGATGATCTTGTTGGGGCCTCTGCTGGTATGACCCTGTTTGTTGATATGGTCCTGCTTGCTAATAAGGTCCGTAACTCGGCTGCCCACGATTTTGACTTTGGTATCCCGGCGGACCCTGTACCTGTTGTTTCTGGAAGCTTTAAGAGTTTTCTGCACCATTTAGGTTACTCCACTGAAATCCTGGATGCTTCTGTGCCATTGGACTCCCAAAAAGATGTGACTTGTAACTGATGAAATTAACTTGTTCATCCGTTTGATTGGTTGCTTGACATTCATGGTTCTGGTGGTTTCCTCCACTCATGTCACAAGCCTCAGATTGGTTTGATTGTTGTGTATTCACCTGAAAAGATTCAAACTTTTGTGCCAAAGAAACAACCTGTTGTGTTAGTGTATTAAAAGCATCAACCTGATTTACCGTAGCAACCTTTTTAATGATTACACACTCAGATGTCCATTGGATAGCATTCTCTGAAATTTCATTCAACAGTTGCGACGCTTCCTCTGTGGTTTTTCCCATTACAGAACCTCCTGCAGCTGCATCTATCACATTTCTAGTAGAAGATTTTAACCCGTGATAGAAAATGTACAATTGCATATGTTCAGGAATATCATGGTGTGAGAATTTTCTTAACATTGCTTTTAATATTTCCCAAGCTTGATAAACTGACTCAGTGTCAGTCTGCAAGAAATTAGATATGTCTTGTCTTAACTTTGTTGTTTTAGCAGggaaaaaatatttgtttaaaaacttTTGAGTCATTTGGTCCCATGTCGTAATGGACCCTTGAGGCAAACTTTGCAACCAAGTCTTGGCATCAccttttaaagaaaaaggaaatagccTTAACTTGATAGCTTCAAGAGGTACTCCATTATATATAGCAGTTTTTACAAGTTCTAGAAAATCAATTAAATGATTATGCGGGTCTTCACTTGTATCACCAGTGAAGATACAAGATTGGTGAATTGTCTGAATCAGGTCGGTCCTAATTTCAAAGTTGTTGGCTGCCACTGGGGGCTTCCTGACACTAGATTCACAGTTGAAGCGATCAGGTCTAGCATACTCCCTAAGGATTCTGTTTGTTGGCCTTGGCGCCACTTCATCAAATTGCTCATCTACATGAACTGGTGGTAGGATCCCAAGTGGGTTAATGTCCTCAGCTTCTTGGTTTTCCATTTATTTACAAGATGCTCCTTGAGAAGACGATGTTTGTTCTTTTTTGCACAATCGAATAAatctttcaatttcaggatcgtaACTGATCAACTCTTTTGTAGAAGAGCGGGTCATAAACTACTTAAAATTCTTAAGTAAAGAAAGTACAAGGAAAAAAATTAAGtatataaaaattacaaaaatgataaaaatagtaGGTGTTTAGCAAAAATAATTGTACAATAATTTTATTATCTATAGAGAATAATAATATTTTACTCAAACTTATAACAAGATAGttataaagaaaaacaaaacgaTGCAACAGTGAACTATGACAAGAAACAATACTATAATACTATTATATATGGAAAAGGTAATTAGTGATAGTACATATAGTTGGAATGGTCATAAGAATATTTTTCAGCAGTAAAAAAAACTTCAATATGAAAGAACTAACAATAGTATAACAGTTATAAATATACACGTTATAAAAACAGTAAATAATGGTTATAACACTATTATTATGATAAAGGAGAGAGTACTAATAGCAATATGTATAATTTGCTAAAAACAGTTAATGATGGAACTAGAaggaagaaataaagaaaaaactttTACAATACCATTATGAACATAAACATTACATTAGGATTAATATCACAATAGTAGTTATAGCACTTGATTAGTGAAAATATTAACTGAAACAAAAATAACAgtaataaattctcaaattagtaaCAAAATATTTAATCTGAAGTAGATATATGCCaatccccgacaacggcgccaaaaatttgaCGAGGCCAATGTGTATAGGATTTTCCTGCTCGTGCTTTGTTAAATtatagtatagtttatgatatcgtcccaccGAAATTGGAACATCTATGCTACATACTTTTAATATTTcaactactatttgagagaatcagATTGATGAAAAGTTTGTGAAATTAAAACTTGTTAAATACTTAACAAAATTAAATAACTTTCGAAAGATTTGTGATTTAAAAGAGTTGGGAATCGttgaattcacttgataataTATTATAATAAAATCTCACTTTCTAAATGTATTTCTCTAAAGGATAATTgcttattgctaatacaattatatctTATCTCACCAAGAATTAATCAACTAATAACACTCTGTGAGGTTATGTAATTAATTGAGTTAAAATTGGTGACGGTTAAATCGAAATATATTCTGGTCTGAATTGTGCTAAAGATATAAaaacttcgtgagaatattttCACTAAATCAATACTCCTGCGACTACAATTCCTCCCTGAGAATTAAAATTGAGGTAAGTAAGATTACAGACTTTTAATAATATCTTACTAATAATTACTCTCACTTTACTATTTTATTCAATAGTTActatatattaattttgctccgtgagaattacaaaaataatataagtGTAACCTAAAGATAAAATATATAGAAGTGCTAACAATGATTAGTTAAAAACTATTATTATAGCACAATATAAAATAGAAATAGAAAGTTCCAAACCAAGAATGTATTAAAACTGAGAtagtattataatatatatatatatatatatcaatatatatatatatatcaagtttcatcaactatcccaacaaaaaaAGATTATTCCATTATGAAGTAAGAAAAAGAACCTAGTTTAGAAATACGAAGAATTGGTACAAAGATATTATTTTTCACAAAAGGATAACTACTAGGACTTAGGAATATTAAAGACAAAATAGAGACCAAGAATAGTTATTCTCTGCTCAAGACTCGATGTCTTCTATTCAAAATTCACACTCTATTTATAGAGTTTTCTTGCCTAAGGTTCTCCATAGTTGCAACTATGGAAATTGTAATTGCAACTATGAAAATTGTAATTGCAACTATGAAAATTATAGGTGCAACTATAACTTTGCCAAATGAGTTTCATTATGCAGAGGAAGAACCATAGTTTCAACTATACTTTGCTAGTTGCAACTATGTAATTTGCTTCATGAATTCCAATTGCCATTGTCGCAACTATGGTGCTATTTTTGCTTCTTCATTCCCAGTTGACTACTCAATTCTCactattttttgctttttttctttaattttcataCGCTCTTCCTCCGGCGAAGTATGTTAGAAAATATGGGAGAACATGGTATATTTattcatgttttatttaaaatctttaatatttaacatataaaaatatatgaataaaTTATACCCATcatatacaattgctatcattaatttcaatttagcacattcaatgAATTGAAGGGTAGaagctgaaaccccttcatttagctgtagtcaggccaatattgcaaggatataatatttttttcattaaagaatattagttttgaatcattatattatgtgaaaggttttttttctcaaaatcaacaagagagaaattgatttctaattgatagtttctatagtaacttttaagtgtaacaaagagtatatataaagaaaaaattggtatgacatgaatttttttttaaatgtaaacaaattatttcgaaaaaactctttaatttttttaattcaaagacaataaaaagataagatatttttgaacattagtagagagttttataattatttataatagaagttatatcatggataaactcaaaaaaccgaaatcttatggaatatttacataatatccggtcatatttattgtttactttttatagctaatataaatagatatatactgataacacacgattatacacatattatatatgaattatatataaattacacatcattcaatttttaatttaagtgatcgggtgagcacctatttagggtgattagataaagccaaaagaaaaatatgaaataatttcaaccaaagaataaaaatataattaaagttcagaCGTAGATAATATTTTATTAAAACgcatccttttatagtgaaataaattaattttttataacaaaaaatataatgacataaaaataagataaaagaaaataaatattgaaaaaaaatgttagaaagatctaaaaatgagaaataaaatatgacaacaaatttcttcttatgtttcatctttgttgaatataaaaaatttgaaagttaatctcatcgatttcaaatatatatttttttccaactcaaatacatagattataagataaggatatcttagaatattttttaaatttacattatatattgtttttaaaaaatcactattactaacaaactgatatgatattcgaatttgaattggaatgcaatttgagtagtttgcattgaggttaagccaagtatggtatagaaaaataaactacttaacaattttaagataatatatggaatgttttataataataatcaactaatttaacatttaatgattcaaagattttttttttgtatatatagggtattaaaaattcaaattctggggCTATAGATATCgaaacttaaagtggagtcatactgaaataaatccggccaaagaatcatttaaattttagATAGCTGATTaaagaaaattttaaactaatgataatatcttcacttgcatcattgtaaagataatcattattataatatatataaagttttagaaattgaaatttcaaaatagaaatatttttgaaagataaaatcataccaaataagagttcaaatcgtagtataagagtcacgaCATAATCAAAGAATtgtttatatcgtgtcaacctttgtgctttgtcATAAATATGTGTTATTATTTTACTTTGTGGTTATTTTTAAgttccaatgacacctatgagaatagtgcaaaaataaaattatcactacgagaattgagaaaatgttagtcttttttcatgtagtttttcttaattaatatctgacgattatctataattatttagaaggtttaaatgttaaggttatttacatataattcaaataactcagatatttaacatggttaatgtcaaatatcaaaatggagttaAACAAATTCACTaactaaagaattttttatatttttagataaccAACTAAAacgagttttgaattaagaataatattttcaattacattattataaaaataattattattgaaaaataatattttagtaactgaaattttaagaaagaaatattttttaagagatatcaacacaccaaataagagttcaagtagtagtaatatagttaagtcttatccaaagagtcattcattgtctcaacatttgattgttttgccataaatatgaattattattttgcttcctcactatttttaggatccaatgacaccgacaagaatgatatcaaaaaagaaaaatagaagaaatggttaattttttttatgtagttaatatccaatgattatctatatttacttagaaagtgtaaattttaagattactAAAAtgcaatccaaataacttaaatatttgacatgattaatGTTCGCGCATCCGctcgggtactaatactagttggCATTAAAGAGGAGCTTGAACCTAGGACCCTGTTCCTTGGGTGCAACTATAAATAGTAGGCTCTATTATAATTGTAAAGGCCACGAATTTTCTGACAAACATATGATACTTTTTATTCAAAGCTCAATATAATCTTACCTTCTTGTTTAATAATGTCATCGCTATTGTGCCCGGAAGCCCTGCTCCCGAAATTATCATTTTTGCTATTTTATCTCAATGCCAAGCTAAGTATCATTTTTTTTATCTAATTCATCTATTATTttaggatcaaattaattcacttgtctataaactacgtataaatttaattgtaccgttttacgggtaaacattTTGGCACCTATCGTGGGGCTTAGACAGTTGTATAATTAAGTTGGTCCTTGCCTCTTTTATTAACGTATTTGATTATTTGTTTTTAGCAAACAAATATAGAAAATGGGAGATAATGGTGCTAACAACACACACAACCTTGAGGCTAAAGGAAATCAGCCTCGGCGTGAGGATTCGCTCAGTGATACCCGTAGTGAGGGGAACGAGGTCACTCCGGTCCACGACAGGTGGTACCCGCTACATGTTCGAGAGGCGACACCTGATGATGTTGAAGAAGAACACGTCGTCGAAGCGGTAAAGGTGTTGCAGGAGCAACATAAGGCCATCTTAGGTCATCTCACATGGCAGGATAAGGTTATGATGGAACTCAAACAGGCATTATCGGGTGCTTCCAATAACGTGAATGAACGAGGTACAGTTCCTCTCGATGCTCCCACAAATCAAATAATGAAAAGGATCGACAACAATACCCTCAAGGGTGAAGTAGGATTCGATAGGGCCGGGGGAAACAGTTTCGGTCATAACAACGAGAGTGATCCCTTCAAAAACGAACTCTTACGGTTTATGAGGGAAGTGAACGCCCGCATGGACCAAATTCCGGGCGTACCACTAGTGCTGAAAGGGCCAGACTCAAAGAAGTACACTCAGTTGTCGTACAAACCAAGCTTGGCACTAGAATTGATCCCGAAGTGGTTTAAAATGCTGGACGTACTGAAATATGATGGGACTTCAGATCCTTATGAGCATATTATCACTTATACAACGGCGGTGAAGGGGGAACGATTTAGCTCCCCACGAGATTGAATCAGTGTTGCTGAAGAAATTCAGAGAGACTCTCATGAAGGGAACCTTGACGTGGTGTTCGCTTTTGCCCGAGCATTCCATAGACTCCTTCGAGATGCTTGCGGATTCTTTCATTAAGGCCCATGCTGGAGCCAAAAAAGTGCATGCCCGAAAGGCCGAT encodes the following:
- the LOC138871631 gene encoding uncharacterized protein, whose product is METQNSSLKNLKIQLSQLAALVSEKIQGPLPSNIEKNPKGHLKAITLWSGKELDEPYADRQEKNQTKQQVDKSNNFEKPSEPSKEKEIKNKEEKISEKCKKKLEEVSVVILTEKCSAILQNKLPQKLGDPGSFIIPCTLGGVYFEKALCDSGASINLMPFSIFRKLDLGKMKDIRVSLHFADQSTKKPKGIIENVLVRVDKFVFPVDFIVLEMKECPDEPIILGRQFLATGRAIIDVHQGQLILRVDEERVIFYMQKILRFSGNEASSSCFSIDMISDLADEFKDDQLISDSIKRCLTKSGTTQDDDPIIK